In Rhodamnia argentea isolate NSW1041297 chromosome 11, ASM2092103v1, whole genome shotgun sequence, one genomic interval encodes:
- the LOC115735639 gene encoding pentatricopeptide repeat-containing protein At2g15980 yields MAMAIAIRFPFLNLRHHLCSPFSSAANSGETLVSDVVSLLTHHRSKSRWTHLRSMYPDGLAPPEFSQIALRLRNNPHLALRFFLFTQRRSLCDHDLRSYATTIHVLSRARLKHHAQGLIREALRISPDTKPVGVFEVLVMTYRECDSAPFVFDLLIECCLEAKKVDEALEIARLLRSRGLSPKVSTLNSLICWVCRCRGALAGYEIYKEVFGVSNGGNVGNSKRVVGISPNARTFNTLMTCFYQDGAVERVEEIWDEMVRSSCAPNVHSYSVLMAVYCEDGKVVEAEKIWVEMRVKGIEADVLAYNTIIAGFCESGLIERAEELAREMELNGLESTGVTYEHLIKGYCNGGDVDSALLVYKDMCRKNFGPEASTIHAMTIALCDQSRVFEALDILRGAADDSCLLPKGKTYEVLIIGLCLEGKMEDALRLQAEMVGKGFETNSEIYTAFIEGYKKKGNKEMVEKLRKEMQDMQQKVN; encoded by the coding sequence ATGGCAATGGCGATTGCGATTCGATTCCCGTTCCTCAACCTCCGCCACCATCTCTGCTCTCCATTCTCCTCGGCAGCAAATTCCGGCGAAACGCTCGTATCCGACGTCGTCTCGCTCCTGACCCACCACCGCTCCAAGTCGCGCTGGACCCACCTCCGCTCCATGTACCCCGACGGGCTCGCCCCGCCGGAGTTCTCTCAAATTGCCCTCCGCCTCCGGAACAATCCCCACCTCGCCCTccgcttcttcctcttcacgcAGCGTCGCTCCCTCTGCGACCATGACCTGCGTTCTTACGCTACGACCATTCACGTCCTCTCTAGGGCCCGTCTCAAGCACCACGCTCAGGGCTTGATCAGAGAAGCCCTTAGGATCTCCCCAGATACGAAGCCTGTCGGGGTTTTCGAGGTGCTTGTGATGACGTACCGGGAGTGCGATTCCGCGCCCTTCGTGTTTGATTTGTTGATCGAGTGTTGCTTGGAAGCGAAGAAGGTCGATGAGGCTCTGGAAATCGCGAGGTTGTTGAGGTCGCGTGGTCTGAGCCCTAAAGTCAGTACTTTGAATTCGTTAATCTGCTGGGTGTGTAGGTGTAGAGGTGCATTGGCAGGTTATGAGATTTATAAGGAGGTTTTCGGGGTGAGTAATGGTGGAAATGTGGGGAATTCGAAACGGGTTGTCGGAATTAGCCCAAATGCGCGTACTTTTAATACATTGATGACGTGCTTCTATCAGGATGGCGCTGTGGAGAGAGTTGAGGAGATTTGGGACGAAATGGTGAGGTCGAGCTGTGCGCCGAATGTGCACAGCTATAGTGTCTTGATGGCTGTGTATTGTGAGGATGGGAAGGTTGTAGAAGCCGAGAAAATTTGGGTTGAGATGCGAGTCAAGGGAATCGAGGCTGATGTTTTGGCCTACAACACAATCATTGCCGGTTTTTGCGAGAGTGGACTGATTGAGAGGGCTGAGGAATTGGCGAGAGAAATGGAATTGAATGGATTGGAGAGTACCGGTGTCACCTATGAGCACCTTATAAAGGGGTATTGTAATGGAGGAGATGTTGATTCGGCATTGCTGGTTTATAAGGACATGTGCAGAAAAAATTTTGGGCCAGAGGCATCAACAATACATGCGATGACCATAGCGCTGTGTGATCAGAGTAGGGTTTTTGAAGCTCTGGATATTTTGAGAGGTGCAGCAGATGATTCTTGTTTGTTGCCAAAAGGGAAGACTTATGAGGTTTTGATAATTGGGTTGTGCTTGGAGGGGAAGATGGAAGACGCTTTGAGGCTCCAGGCAGAGATGGTAGGTAAAGGTTTTGAAACGAATTCAGAGATTTACACTGCTTTTATCGAAGGTTACAAGAAGAAAGGGAACAAGGAAATGGTGGAGAAGCTGAGAAAAGAAATGCAAGACATGCAGCAGAAAGTGAATTAG
- the LOC115735644 gene encoding mitochondrial import receptor subunit TOM6 homolog produces the protein MFPGMFMKKPDKAEALKQLRAHVAMFSVWVAVVRVAPYILHYFSDEKEELKLEF, from the coding sequence ATGTTTCCCGGAATGTTCATGAAGAAGCCGGACAAGGCGGAGGCCTTGAAGCAGCTGAGGGCGCATGTGGCCATGTTCAGCGTTTGGGTCGCTGTGGTCCGGGTCGCGCCTTACATCCTCCACTACTTCTCCGACGAGAAGGAGGAGCTCAAGCTCGAGTTCTAG
- the LOC115735640 gene encoding uncharacterized protein LOC115735640, with protein sequence MSTMKYHEISHFSHPQHVLKFEYTESPFKCDGCKEIGIGSRYSCPWCDYDLHSHCALPSTTISHPFYPKCSFQFLSRPPAEDGPRYCNACEKDVTGFVYHCQACGFDLHPCCAKLPMVLDDGDVKLYLYRKVSAPCLKCGKKGRSWSYRSSCKRYNLHVACVREMLVESWHDIYVGLGKGGSGGGGWGTRRGLPTRIPRLKDTLQTPHNRSRSNKKTCCEMAGLALQFVISAVLGDPTTLIAGVIGSLMSRA encoded by the coding sequence ATGTCCACCATGAAGTACCATGAAATCTCCCACTTCAGCCACCCCCAGCACGTCCTCAAGTTCGAGTACACCGAGTCCCCGTTCAAGTGCGACGGGTGCAAGGAGATCGGCATCGGGTCGCGCTACAGCTGCCCCTGGTGCGACTACGACCTCCACTCCCACTGCGCCCTCCCGTCCACGACCATATCCCACCCCTTCTACCCCAAGTGCTCCTTCCAGTTCCTGTCCAGGCCGCCGGCGGAGGACGGGCCTCGGTACTGCAACGCCTGTGAGAAGGACGTGACGGGGTTCGTGTACCACTGCCAGGCCTGCGGGTTCGACCTCCACCCGTGCTGCGCGAAGCTTCCGATGGTGCTGGACGACGGCGACGTGAAGCTCTACCTGTATAGGAAGGTGAGCGCGCCTTGCCTTAAGTGTGGGAAGAAAGGCAGGAGCTGGAGCTACAGGTCCAGCTGCAAGAGGTACAATTTGCACGTGGCTTGTGTGAGGGAGATGTTGGTGGAGAGTTGGCATGACATATACGTCGGGCTTGGGAaaggcggcagcggcggcggcggctgggGGACTAGGAGAGGGCTTCCGACGAGAATCCCCAGGTTGAAGGACACGCTCCAGACACCACATAACAGGAGCAGGAGCAACAAAAAGACGTGTTGCGAGATGGCGGGCCTGGCTCTTCAGTTTGTGATATCCGCGGTGTTAGGCGACCCGACAACCCTCATCGCTGGTGTTATCGGCTCGCTCATGTCTCGGGCGTGA
- the LOC115735753 gene encoding uncharacterized protein LOC115735753 — protein sequence MGICSSSESTSVATVKLVLHDGRLQEFSYPVKASHVLQKNPACFICDSDDMDYDDAVSAVDSEEDLLPGQLYFVLPVSWLDSPLGPAEMADLAVKASLALGMSKDQAKRAYSARRCGCDSKRVVEPVVLASTRDVRTERRNKISLAGGAGDGRPPVKRRGRSGSHGGRRGRSIKAKLSIISEEDE from the coding sequence ATGGGGATCTGCAGCTCGAGCGAGTCGACGTCCGTGGCCACCGTGAAGCTCGTCCTCCATGACGGGCGGCTCCAGGAGTTCTCGTACCCCGTGAAGGCATCGCACGTGCTTCAGAAGAACCCCGCGTGCTTCATATGCGACTCAGATGACATGGACTACGATGACGCcgtctcggccgtcgactccgaGGAGGATCTCCTGCCGGGGCAGCTCTACTTCGTGCTGCCGGTGAGCTGGCTGGATAGCCCTCTCGGGCCGGCCGAGATGGCTGATTTGGCCGTGAAAGCGAGCTTGGCCTTGGGGATGAGCAAGGATCAAGCGAAACGGGCGTACAGTGCACGTAGATGTGGGTGTGATAGCAAAAGAGTGGTCGAGCCAGTGGTGCTTGCGAGCACGAGAGATGTGAGAACGGAACGTCGCAATAAAATCTCTCTTGCCGGTGGCGCCGGGGATGGAAGACCGCCGGtgaagagaagagggaggagcgGTAGTCACGGCGGACGCCGTGGACGCAGTATTAAGGCAAAGCTGAGTATTATTTCGGAGGAAGACGAATAA
- the LOC115735642 gene encoding CASP-like protein 5C1, with amino-acid sequence MDEVPGSVGTSAGFALRLGQTVFSSASLLFMSLGVQFYSYTAFCYLVTIMGLNIPWSFTLALVDGYSVLVKCPLRQPGILLIIVIGDWVLSTLTLAAASSTASVVDLLVQADGPYCPPKFCSRYQISAAMAFLSWFLSLASSLFNLWLLPAL; translated from the exons aTGGACGAAGTGCCTGGCTCGGTGGGAACAAGCGCAGGTTTTGCTCTGAGATTGGGCCAGACCGTCTTCTCTTCTGcttctcttctcttcatgtCTCTCGGCGTTCAGTTCTACAGCTACACCGCTTTCTG CTACTTGGTCACAATCATGGGTTTAAACATACCGTGGAGCTTTACCTTGGCATTGGTGGACGGATACTCCGTCCTGGTTAAGTGCCCGCTCCGACAACCTGGAATTCTACTCATCATCGTAATTGGAGACTGG GTGCTGTCCACTCTCACACTAGCGGCGGCTAGCTCGACGGCTAGCGTCGTGGATCTGCTGGTGCAGGCCGATGGGCCTTACTGCCCGCCAAAGTTTTGCAGTAGATATCAAATATCGGCAGCCATGGCCTTCTTGTCCTGGTTTTTGTCCCTCGCTTCGTCACTCTTCAACCTCTGGTTGCTCCCAGCTTTGTGA